The sequence TCTTGTGCCGTTTGAACGATGATAGAAATATCCGTGCTTTGTTTGAAAGAGCATTGAGCTCGCTCCCACCGGATGAATCTGTTGAGGTTCGGACGTAAATCACAAAGTCATTATAAAAATCTAACGCTAGACTACAGCAATATGATATCCACAGCCAGATTTTTCTTTAGTTCCCCGCTCTTTTACAACCAGTAATACAATATCTTAAAGCAACCGCAGTTCATATTGGATCCCCCATCACGATTTTGGTTTTCTTTTTTGCTGTTTAATACTACAGGCCTTCAAAATGGATCGCCATGAGGCATTAGACGAAAAGAAATAGTTGTTGATCATATTTTGTCAATAAAAGGATGTTATTTTGTTTTAGGTTTGGAAACGATTTAGCCAATTTGAGCAGACGTATGGAGATCTTTCCAGCATGTTAAaggttattttattattgtgcaTCTCTACGTTTGAAGTTCTTGTTTCATCATGTCATgtctttatttttgtttattggtGGGATGATGTAATTTTGCATTTGCTCAGTGCCTTGTTTTGCTTCACAAAATATAATCAGGTTTTTTGAgactaaaataaaaactgatcgTTGAATGCTTTTATGGGACTGATGAAAAAATGTGAGTTATTATGTAGCCACATATATTTGTATCTGATCCGTGCTTTCGTTTAAACTGTTATAGGTTGAACAAAGGAGGAAAGAAGCAATGTCTCGTATGGGAGAGGATGGAGAATCAGTTTTGGAGAGTTCTCTTCAAGATGTTTTATCACGTTATAGTTTTATGGATCTGTGGCCATGCTCAGCCAGAGACTTGGATCATTTAACTCGGCAAGAGGTACTTTGTGAAATCTCAATGCTTTTAATATTTACCCTCGCTCCTGTCTCAAAAGTACAGTGGAACAAATGAATTTTAATATTCAATTGCAATGGTTGAGAAAATAAGGCTATCAGATTTTTGTTCGCATGTAAAGAATGATTAGAGTTGCATTCCTTTTCTTTTAGTGGCTCTCTAAGAATATCAACAAGAAGATTGAAAATCCTGTTCCTCCTAATGGAGCTAGTTCTTCAGGTGAAGTAATTATCATACTCGTCTTGCTATTCATGGACTATCATTGCACACCTGATCTTGCTACTGCAAATGCAGATAGGAGCATTTCGGGAATTCCAAATGTTTCAAATTACTTTGGGAAGATTGTGTATCCAGATACATCAAGAATGGCGATTTATGACCCAACTCAAAGGCCGGGTAGATCCTTCTCTCATCATTATTTAGGTTAACCACTTGTAGATCTGTTTAGTACAAAAGATAGAAGCTTTAAGTGGCGATTTCCTATTTCTAGGATTCAAGTGATTCTGTGGAATCCTTCGTACATTTTCTACTAACCATTACGTTCAGAGAAGTGATTGACTTCCTGATAGTGAATCCGTATGCTTTTTTCCTCCCTCACAATAATTTTGGGCAATCTTCCCTTTGCTTTAGAATTGTATTAAAAAATACGTATAATCCACATGTAAGATTCATCTTCTCTTAGATTGTTTCAATTCCGAAATGAATAGCACTTGTGCGCttattttttgaagaatgaCCTGTAAATCGTTTATTTTTGTGGATGTTTTGTTGGAAACTTACCGTTTCAGATTTGAAAGTTGATTGGAATATTTGtttcatttttcaaaagttagtACTGGATTTTTTAGGCCCTGCAGCTGCCCCTATGCTTCCTGGAGTTCCAAGCATGTTACCTTTTGGTAATGAAGGAGCATTAAATCCATCGAATGGCATTATGAAAGTTTTGCCACCGGCGTTGTTGAACTTTGTCGCAAATTTGCCAGCTGTTGATGGTTTGTATCTGAACTTATCCCGTGCAACTAATGTCACTGAAGTTTATAGTCTGTTGTTGATTGATCATGAATTGTTGGTGCTTCAATTCTAGGCCCATCTCCTGATGTGGACTTTGTGATATCCATATGTTTGCAAAGCAATTTAACTTCAACAAATGCGATATCTGTGGCGCGTCCACAGTTGCAAGTTGGATCTGCTCCGAGTACCAGCAACGTATCTGGTTCAAACAATTATAAGCAGGGGGGCAGACTTTCTGGAAAAAGAAAAGCTTCTGAGAGTACGCCAATGATTTACATCATTTCATTCTTGAGAATAAAAATGGCCAAAAACAACTGACCCCAAATCTGTCTCATGTTCACAGGGCAAGAAGATGATGACACTTCCACCACACAAAGCCAACCGTTACCTAGAGATGCGTTCAAGATTCGGCAATTGCAGAAAGCTCGGGCAACTAGTTCACGAGGAGGTGGTGGATCTGCATCATATGGTGGTTCTGCATCATATGGGAGTGGCTTCTCCGGTGACCTTTCTGCAAGCTCTGGTTAATGGATACGGTAGTTGGCTTCTCGAAATTGTTGTTGTCTGTAACTTTATAGTTAGCAGCATTGCATATTCATGTAAACATTTTCTCTcgataaaataagatttttgtTCCTCAATTACATGCTCTCATTAAATGGGAATGTGgatagatttttaaaaattagctTCTGGAAAGCCATGTCAATCAATTTGGGCCTTGAAAGTAGTTAATTTTATCAAATTAACATGACTTGATAAATTCCAAATTTATTCTTtgaaccttttttttttaattttttttttgaacttttATATTCCTCTTGATTTGTAATTTGAATGCTCCTTTTAATTCTCACTTTTAAATCAATCGACTTCCCATTTATTTGTCTCTACACAAAAATTTTATTGATCGTCTAACGTCAAAAGATGATGGGGGGCTAGGTTATGTTAATTTTTTATGGAAGATTTtgacaaatataaaataatacaaaaagGTCTTTTTGCAAAACCAAAGTAAGAATAATtgtcaaattattttaaattattatctaCCTGTAAAAAAAATTGCCAGCAAAAACAAAATCATAAACATAAAGCATGTGGGAAGTTAGATCTAATAACTTTGGAATAAAAATTCGTAATTTAAAATTACATGTTTTTTTTCTCTAAAATAACATTGACGATATTTTAAACTGGGATATTCTAAGTAAATTATTTGCATATAATCGATATATCTTGATCCAAATACCCATTTCAATtgataattttcaataaaaagttgtaataatttattattctcatagattttttttaaaaaaaaaaacttgtgaTGCGTCATAGAGTAAAGTAGTGTATGAAAAAACTTGTAGAAAACACTTCTCAGTTTTTCTTTAATTTGATAGAGAAATAGCATTTTAAGACACTTAAACTTCACaagattaattttaaattaaaaatgtttaGTGAAGGAggttattttaaaattcatgGGTTAAAAGAGTGAAATTCCCTTTAAAATGTCCATGTTATAGTGACCAGTGTGTGAAATACTATTATCAAAATATTCAACTCCGTCCTTAAATAGCTGATATGTAGGGAAAAAAAACAAGCAGTATAATGGTTTTTATTCAAGAGGTAAAAAAATGGCTTCCAAGGATGAAACTAAAATTAACCTAATGGAGGCTAAACAGAATAGTACATTCATTAACTTAGCCCTCTTGGATAAAACTTCAACGGGTATTTTCCGACCGTTTTACGGCTAGGTTCGTATTCCATGACCTGTAGGAAAGAGCAAATATCAGTGCAAAAGTCGCATCAACGATGAATGGAAGAAAAAAAGATGGGACAACTGAAGAAAATCAAGTTTCGGCTAAATCCCACAAGACATATTTGTTTCTGCATGTTTATTCTTATGGTTTCTGTGAAAGCATTGAAAAATTGACAAAATGAATGCAAGGATCAACGGTGAGCAGAAAGGACCTCGCAGTTTTAGAATTCTCAGAAGACTTTACATAGTTTTTAGGAGATTGCCCAGGAATCCATTTTCGAACCAAATGAATTGAGCTCAGATTCAAACTTTAACGTGAGTGGGCGTGAATAATAAAGGCTCAACGAGTCTCACTTGAATAGTTTGGTCTACCGTCTTCTATCCTTGGATCAATGGCTTAAAAGCATAGTTTTATGATCGAATAATGACTCGGGAATGTGGCGTACCACAATGGTTAAGCGAAATACCATTTTAAGGAAACAAAGGAGCAGAAAGTAGCCCAGTGTTCTCTGGAATTCCCATCATCAAGTTAAGATTTTGCAAGGCCTGGCCAGATGCTCCTTTCACAAGATTATCAATCTGCAAACGGGATCGCACAGTTTAGCCACAATAGAAGTTCCTAGCAGATCTAGACACAGTAATTATTCAACAAAAACTCCTAGGAAAAACAAACTCGAAGACAAGATGACTTACAACAGAGATAATTATTGCTCTACCAGGGATTCGATCCGGAAACACGTTCATCAAGCAATAATTTGATCCACTGACATGTCGAGTATTGGGAACTTCATTCTTGTTTAACAAAGTAACAAATTCTTCCTTCTGTAAAATAAAAACCCAATAAACGAACTTAAGGGGTGGGTCGGTTCAAACAGATTAAGGCACAGTCTCACACCGCTTGTAAGAGAAGAAAAAGGCAGTTACAGTCATCTAGGTATCTCATAACATGAGTAACAATGTTCAAACATTAGACGTTTATAGGTGTCAAAACTCTTATTTTCACCTCCTTCCAATGTCAATTTTACTTTTAAATGGAAACCTTGTTTCATATTATCATTATCGTTGCCGGAAGGAGTTTTCTTGCAGCATGAGATGCCATCAGTcgagaaaataaattttaaagaagTATGTACTCAGAAATTTGCTCACTATTTATACGCCTGATAAAGTACCCGATAGATCACCGGCACCAAAGGTTGGCCCAAGTTACAATACAGGCATTTACCTCATAAAAGAGTTTCAAATGCTCATATAAATCGTCAGTTGATACTCCAGATGCCATCTCCACGTATATAGTTGATTGCATACCACGACTCTTGCAGATAATACAAGTCAGAATGAGGTCGATAACTTAGTGCATTAAACTTTAATATTCTACGGCAGCTAGTACCATGGGCATTAAATGAGGGGTAAAGCTGACTGTAACTTTTGATTTCGCAGCATCTGATAATCCTTGTTCGATTTCGGGTACTGCAAATCATAATACAACCAAGTTTAATCCTTTCCATATGCATGGGATAACAATTACCATTTTTGGCTGAGTACAAAATTTTGTCGTAGTACAAACTATTGTCctcattttttcttttctatGGTAGCAAGAGAATGCACGATCTTATATAGTAATGATcacctgcaccctagggtgcagggtTTTTCGTGTGCGACCATTAAAACCCGGTACTGggttttagtgtttttttttacactaaaacacggtaccgggttttagtggtcgcacacGAAAAACCCTGCACACTAGGGTGCAggtgatcaaaattatatatatatataattatatatatgtatatatcaacTGTTGGTTGTAAACTTGTATGTACTCTAAAATATCCTAAAAATGAGTGTCCTACTTGAAACCTCGTAAAAAACTTATGCGAGTGACTACTTTAATAATCTGAATCATCAGAATTATGATACTGCATACTAAGATAAACTACTAACCATGACGATGTTTTGTTAGACCATAAGAACGTATTCCCTCTGCTATTTCAGTGTACAAATTTTCCTCTTTAGCTCCCCGACCTGCAGCAATCACAAGTGCCTTAGTTAACCAACAATGCAAGTACCAACTTTTTAATGGCAAAGGCTGCAGAAAGCTCGTGATGAAATTCAAACCTGCTCCACTAACACCGGATTTTGAGTCGATAATAATATGTTTCACTTCAATGAGATTAGCCTGCAAACGCATAAAGTCAACAGGAAAGGGAACAAAAACAACATTAGGAATGTTACGACTGTTGCTCTCTGTCCAAAATTGTGAAGTAATAAAatcatgaaattaaaaaaaatagtaaaataaaACTAAGCTGGATTCAGTGGCATTTTTTAATAAGAAAATGACAAGATACTCTATTTTATTGATCCATAAACATAGTTTCTACCACTTGTTAAAAGTGCTGACTAGGTAAACAAACCATACCTTTATCAAGGGAACAAGTGGAAGCTGGATTGAAGTTGGATAGCAACCAGGATTCGCAATTAGGCGTGCACTTTGGATTTCGGACCTAGATATCTCAGTCAAGCCATATACGGCCTCTCTCTGTATATGCCAGCACAAAAGATGGTGCACGCAAAATATAGTTGTATGAATCAAGTTCTGGGCAGAACCATTAATATTTACTAGTGCACTGCTTTTACGgttttttttctaattaatttgatttataatcAAATAAAGGTAATATCATAattgtaaaaaataattaagagtcATACTGCTAGTTGAATTAACTATATTTATATGAGGGTCATGCCATAATTTACAAAATCACCGAGGGATTAAACTGCAATTTGTAATGTTGGAAAAAAAAACCAAAGGAAAAAAGTGTAATATCTATACCATATAAAGTTAATTTtggcaaaacaaaaaaatgtctCTTTTGTCTCTATTAGGCCGATTCTTTATATATACTAGCGACGGagtaaaataataaagataGTAAAGATATAATtttcttaaataatatatgaatctttgatttgtcaaagataatatttgaatttttgaacttttgaaAGTGGATAAGATGTGGTAGTTATGAGTAAATTATAGATTTCTTTTAAGTGGACATAGGTATTTTTATAAAAACTATTTGGTGTCATCAAGTCGGACCACTAAGGGCCTCAACTTTTATAATATAGAAAGATATAGTATAGACATGTTCAAAATGAAACCTCGTCAAATAATTTCATAATGGACATCTATCCATTATTCAACACAAGAGACAAACTAACCTGCAATTCATGTGCACTATGAGGCCGACCGTACCATTCCTCATATTCACCAACATCTTTAAGCCGAAAGTCCTACATGACCACCAATATGTATCTCGTAAATGTAAATCAATGAAAAAAATCATTAATGAATATAAACATAGGACAATGTTTGTTATTCTTTAAAATACAGATTCAGGAAATACCGCAGATAGATCAACAATCTTTACACTACTCGGGAGATACTTTttgataatatcctgccaaaagATAGATTCATTTCATTCCACAAATGGCTGCAAACATAGATACCCACCTCAATACAAAACATGGGGGGAAAGAAAGAGAGCTACAAGTTCAAAcaaaaaatgtgttaaattttcATGTTCAGAAATCAAAACATCGGAGGGTACGAGTAGATCAACCTGTGATTTCCCATGAggcaaacaacaaaacacagcaTCCACATTGGAAAAATCCGCATCGTTAACATCAACCATGTTGGGCAATTCCTGTGGAAGCACATAACAGAAAACTTTTGCTGTAAGTACGTAACTTAATGATAACATGATAAAAAAGGATAtatttccaaataaaattaaGGCGAGAATTTATTTCATAGTAGAATAATCTACATACCTGCTTGACCAAATGAGGAAAAACTGATCCAATTGATTGACCAGCTTTCCTATCTGCTGTCAACAGAGTTATTTGGAAGTTTGGGTGATTCGAAAGTAGCCGAATTACCTGAAATCCGCAAAACCACAATCAGGAAACAATCCAAGAATGAGGAGAATCAAATTAGAACAGAAAATCTACAGAGTAAGATATAATCTCTCAATAAGTTAACGTTACAAAGATTGAAAAATTTTACAAAGAACAAATGAATGACACCTCAGACCCCGTGTAGCCACTGGCGCCAAGCACACCAATTCGGAACTTTTCTAACTTCTGGGCCTTAATTTCTTCAAAGTGTGAGTTCCGTGGCACTGCCGTGCTAACAGAAGCTCTAACACAAAGCTTCCTAACCTTTAAACACAATATTTGTTTGCCAATCAGAATTAATTTACAACCCATATACTTAAAACTCATAAGTACCCAGTTGTGAGATGCATAATGTAAAAAACACTACCAGAATGCTCAAAATACTGCCAATCTGAGCAAAGGAGTAATATAGTCGGTCCTCAAGCAGAAAGAATCAGGCATTTTGGGCAATTACCTGGTATTTAACAAAGCGGCCTTGATCCACATAAATGGAGTTTAAAGGGGATAAAGAACCCATTTTTACACTATTTCTCTTCTTCACAAAAACACCTGAAAGGGAACAGCTGAAAAGGGTTCAAACTTGTTGATAACCCAAATCAATTTTTTAATTCGGCCAAGAAAACGCAAGAATTCCACCATAATCTTAAACCACAAGATACAGAACAGCCCGTAAATACCTTTAGGCTAATCTTCTTATCTGATTTTCTTCCAGAGAAAAACCCactgccgccgccgccgccactCTGCTCCGTCTTAGCCTACGTCAGAGCATCCACAACCCACTCCAATTATAACACACTCCAATTATAACAGTCACACGGGTCCACTATGATTCCGTTTGGATTTAAAAACCAGatcaaaaaaacattttttaaaaggCTTTTCATTAATAAGTTGTTTGGTTGActaaaaaagtgcttaaataaacatttttttgagtcaaaattagagcttgtttaaaagcaaaaaattgtagcttttaaaagcacttattttaaaaaatcactacaaaatccaaacggaCTCATACCTCTAACCCAAACAAATATACATGTTCAGTCCGTCAGAAAAATGTTTGTTTAAACTATCTGGGCCCACATTTTTTTTCGGATAAAAATcaatacaaaacattgaaaataaggtacaaatacatgatatttctgtacaaaacattgaaaatatgctataaatatatgatttttgagtactcaaatatatagataaatatagaCATTAATGACAAATGGTATGTTTTGATGAAAATGGATACAAAATATCAGAAATAGAGCACTAATATATGTTTTTTGAGTATGAAATGTGTTAGATctagtacaaatatatgatttttgaatactaaaaatattaatattaatgacatatttttcttattaataaaaatgttcatgttaattttatactcaaaatcttagTTTTTATAccagattttcaatgttttgtactggaATATCATATATTCGTACCtttttttcaatgttttgtactcaTTTTCATCCGAGAAAAAAATATGGGCCTAGAGagtttaaacaaatatttttatgacaGAGGACTGAACATGCATATGTGTTTGGGTTTAGGTACTGAATGCGAATTTACCCTTATAATAACAGGTCTCTTTGGCAGATATTCATTTTAACATTGATACTCGTTATTTATGAATTATGAGTCTTACCGTCGGTTTTTCaatcattttaaaattattttataattaaataaatacattttaaatatgctttaaaatatttaaattattattattttttaaataatattactttttaaaaaatagttttatggtttttaaaaaataatattaagattttttaatatatttattaaataaatttgatgtTTGTGAGAAATATAACAACAAAAGAAGTATTTAGACAAGGCGTGGCATCACTTCTTCTGTTGTATTTTCTCTTGAAGAAAACCTGAAGCAGTTAAACCAGAAGAAGATTTGGCATAAGACGTGGACGCGCCTTATGACAACTGGGTGGCTAAAATTTCAAAGTTGAGAAAccgaaatttatttaaaattaccaAGTAATTATGAAATTGAAATGCAACAATAACTTAGAATAAACCACACTatgatgaaattaaaaataacatatgaaATACTAATTCAAGGATTATTGTTGTATTGCCCCCAGATATGCTCAAACTAAGTCGGCGCAAAGTTGGTGATGAACTTGAGTGTCACGTAGCTCAGAATTTGTTCGAAGATAATCCTGAAATACTCGGTTTGAGCCATGGATAGGTTGTGCGGGTTCGTCACTTTCGTTGTACCAATTTGTCATGTGACCTCCCTCATCCTCAACAATCATGTTATGCAAAATAATTCATGttaacatgatttgttttaacTTTTTCCTATACCAATAACGAGCTGGACCTCTGCCAATCACCCATCGAGATTGGAGCGCCTCAAATTCCCGTTCGACATATTTTCTTGCAGACTTGTATTTCCTTAAACAAATTCCTCTTGAGATCCTCCGGGCAAGGAAAACTTTAACGAAAGTAGCCCACTCGGGATATATTTCATCTGTTAGGTAATAACTCTTTGTATGTGCAGTGTCGTTCACCGTGAAATTAATATTCGGTTCATTTCCTTGCAAGACGTTGTTGAATATGGGAGATTTCAAATAACACGTTAATATCGTTACATGAACCGGCAACCCCAAAGAATGCATGTCATATCCACAAGTCATGAGACGCGATCGCTTCAAGCACGGTTGTTGGTGACCCATGTCCCCTTGTAAATTGACTTTTCCAAACAACTGAACAATTTTTTCATTTCTAGCGCATACAATCAAGGCTACCCAACATGTCAGGGAAGCCGTGTCTCTCATCATGCATTTGAAGAAGACGTTGAACATCATCAGCATGTGGTCTCCTCAAATACCTATCACCAAATATTTCAACCACATATTCGCAGAACTTGAAAAAACACCTGATGGCAGTTGATTCACCAATACGTAGGTACTCGTCAAGATGGTCGGCGGGGACTCCATAATCCAGTTGACGAATCGCTGTTGTGCATTTTTGTAGTGGTGACAACCCTTTTCTTCGCACAACATCGTTCCTTTATTGAAAAACGGAGAATGATTATCTAATGCATTCACTATGCGGAGGAATAACTCTCTTCGCATTCGAAATCGTCTTCGAAATATTTCATCGTGATACACCGGGTTTGTAGATAAATAATCATTGACAAGCCTCTCATGACCTGCTTCGTGATTTCTTTGGATGAAACTTCTTATCCAGCATGTTTCGTTACTCTTTTCATATGCTTCCATAAGTTTTTGGTGGTGTTGAAGTACCAATAACATCAATTCTTCACCCGGATCATAAGCTTGCTCATCGATTTCAACTTGGACTTCGTTTTCAATTGTCGAGTTGGAACTTGAGCTAGAGCTGCCGGAAGAATGAGACATTTTTTGAGGAAAGACgttttaaaatatgtgtttgcGAAATGGTATGTTAGTAGAATGAACCTCTTGTATCACAATGTGTCTATGTATATTGTTCTTCTCATGCAACGGCTAGTCTCCAACGGCTACTTTAAAACGGCTAGTTTTCGTTTATTTTGCAACGACTAGTTTCCAACAGATACTTTGCAACGACtatttttcaagaaatataataatttaaaatcacaTTAATCGAAatgagaaataaaataattaaaaataacattaaTCGTAATGAGAAATACAATAATTAAGAATTATATaacatcaaataaaataatactagAAATACAATAATTGAAATGAGTACACATTTTAGATATTCCATTTCGACCTAATATCCTAACACATACATTCATGTATGATAAGTTGTTCATTTGTCATCTGCGAGGTGTCTTTGTTCAAGATTTCGTACTCCTTCAACTTCAAGCGACGATTCTTAGATTCAGATTTGGACAAGGCAGTTTTTGCCTTAATCTCCTCAACTTCGAGTTGTTTTTGTTTCAGACCGACTTCGGACTTCTTTATGCTTGTGTACTcagtaaaattttcaaaaatattgtcGTAGTTTACTTTTAGATCCTCCATGGTGATTTTACTTTGTCT comes from Henckelia pumila isolate YLH828 chromosome 4, ASM3356847v2, whole genome shotgun sequence and encodes:
- the LOC140864156 gene encoding probable N-acetyl-gamma-glutamyl-phosphate reductase, chloroplastic, producing the protein MGSLSPLNSIYVDQGRFVKYQVRKLCVRASVSTAVPRNSHFEEIKAQKLEKFRIGVLGASGYTGSEVIRLLSNHPNFQITLLTADRKAGQSIGSVFPHLVKQELPNMVDVNDADFSNVDAVFCCLPHGKSQDIIKKYLPSSVKIVDLSADFRLKDVGEYEEWYGRPHSAHELQREAVYGLTEISRSEIQSARLIANPGCYPTSIQLPLVPLIKANLIEVKHIIIDSKSGVSGAGRGAKEENLYTEIAEGIRSYGLTKHRHVPEIEQGLSDAAKSKVTVSFTPHLMPMSRGMQSTIYVEMASGVSTDDLYEHLKLFYEKEEFVTLLNKNEVPNTRHVSGSNYCLMNVFPDRIPGRAIIISVIDNLVKGASGQALQNLNLMMGIPENTGLLSAPLFP
- the LOC140862622 gene encoding uncharacterized protein, yielding MSHSSGSSSSSSNSTIENEVQVEIDEQAYDPGEELMLLVLQHHQKLMEAYEKSNETCWIRSFIQRNHEAGHERLVNDYLSTNPVYHDEIFRRRFRMRRELFLRIVNALDNHSPFFNKGTMLCEEKGCHHYKNAQQRFVNWIMESPPTILTSTYVLVNQLPSGVFSSSANMWLKYLVIALIVCARNEKIVQLFGKVNLQGDMGHQQPCLKRSRLMTCGYDMHSLGLPVHVTILTCYLKSPIFNNVLQGNEPNINFTVNDTAHTKSYYLTDEIYPEWATFVKVFLARRISRGICLRKYKSARKYVEREFEALQSRWVIGRGPARYWYRKKLKQIMLT